In Amphiura filiformis chromosome 2, Afil_fr2py, whole genome shotgun sequence, one DNA window encodes the following:
- the LOC140142519 gene encoding ras-related protein RabA-like, whose amino-acid sequence MSYKQRHVWDTRKVILLGDKGTGKSSLFYRLQTNQFTSTRRNSIRSDFHVKEISVDSRIVKFGLWDTGGFEAHDSVPNSYCRGCHVGLLIFDLTNRNSLDNTRHWIQQVKQFQRDAFLYLVGTKSDSNEAKITDQQMEDFCYAYQLDGKFRVSSKTGDGIKGMCQEIARSMLAHPNLRKRESINMTNEEEHQLFLLATKLEKKHEQRPCGC is encoded by the exons ATGTCATACAAGCAGAGGCATGTATGGGATACTCGCAAAGTGATTCTGTTAGGTGATAAAGGTACGGGAAAATCGAGCCTGTTTTATCGTCTGCAGACTAACCAGTTTACTTCAACACGACGAAATTCCATACGAAGTGATTTCCATGTGAAAGAAATTAGTGTAGATTCAAGGATAGTTAAG TTCGGACTATGGGATACGGGAGGCTTTGAGGCGCATGATTCAGTGCCTAATAGCTATTGCCGAGGTTGCCATGTTGGATTACTCATCTTCGATTTGACCAACAGGAATTCACTAGACAACACACGACATTGGATACAACAGGTTAAACAATTCCAAAGAGATG CGTTTCTATATTTAGTTGGTACCAAATCAGATAGCAACGAGGCAAAGATTACTGACCAACAGATGGAAGACTTCTGCTATGCCTATCAACTAGATGGAAAATTCCGTGTTTCTTCTAAAACAG GTGATGGAATCAAAGGAATGTGCCAGGAAATTGCCAGATCAATGCTCGCCCACCCTAATTTGCGGAAGCGCGAAAGCATCAACATGACCAACGAGGAAGAACATCAGCTCTTTTTACTCGCTACAAAGCTAGAAAAGAAACATGAACAGCGACCTTGCggatgctaa